A region of Streptomyces sp. NBC_01788 DNA encodes the following proteins:
- a CDS encoding SpoIIE family protein phosphatase, with amino-acid sequence MGSSVITARAAASFDPLGRSVATARSFVRDTLQGWGFGDIVDDAVVLTSELVTNAVVHAGTAADVLCLRSDDGARIEVSDRYPEREVPVQSSAVNMGSPDREGGRGLQLCAALAGRWGVEYTPTHKKVWFQLDMPERPVGTRAAGPCLPADLLPLADGRVRVAVVQIERGGSVTAWNEDAEELFGYAAKQVVGKPLTDLAAWPHTPGTSTGVAEALQLSRWEGSYGIRGAHGRVIPVYASHLRVRDTDGEPSTVCLLVRDHERAVLQTPLRLPATSDTGSAPEGPGTDPFEVFIGSPAPDDLDGLLQRTVERARDMLDGDAAFLLLATDDETELEVRASTGLPSARQRFARVPVEAGPGRYGSARMPAVHDDLAAVPGAVPLLNSTGMRSVVTVPLKVEGRLTGSLGVAAEAPGRYSNEEALRLQFAADRIALAVESARLGELERLRRGSLSFLVEASDLLAGTLDRDQTLALMAQMTVPTLATWCAVYTIADPASDPYLSYVLHEDEELIDGIKSLLSRIAPPDPVPTPGARVWSAPGEAAHQAALRSSMRSLALGDSHHRIGTTIGPTLATASAVGGETVVLPLVARNRVIGMLTLGKPADEHFRQEILELAEDLSRRAALALDNARLYSERTAISQSLQRSLLPPGLPDVEGVEVDVIYRAAGEGNEVGGDFYDLFPIRDGAYGFAIGDVCGTGPEAAAVTGLARHALRLLAREGFGGPAVLERLNSAILDEGARSRFLTLLYGELWPQEDGSARLKVVCAGHPLPLRLRQDGTVEPAADPQPLLGVMEDLELYEQTITLDPGDVLLCVTDGVTERREGSRMLGDDGLADVLTTCTGLTAGAVAARILRAVERFASDAPSDDMAILAMRVPGPPQ; translated from the coding sequence ATGGGGAGTTCTGTGATCACCGCGCGCGCGGCCGCCAGTTTCGATCCTCTGGGCCGATCGGTCGCGACCGCCCGGTCCTTCGTCCGCGACACCCTTCAGGGGTGGGGCTTCGGCGACATCGTCGACGACGCGGTGGTCCTCACGAGCGAACTGGTCACCAACGCCGTCGTCCACGCGGGAACAGCGGCCGACGTGCTGTGCCTGCGCAGCGACGACGGAGCGCGCATCGAGGTGTCCGACCGCTACCCCGAGCGCGAGGTCCCGGTGCAGAGCTCGGCGGTCAACATGGGCAGCCCCGACCGCGAGGGCGGCCGCGGCCTGCAACTGTGCGCGGCCCTGGCCGGCCGCTGGGGCGTGGAGTACACGCCGACGCACAAGAAGGTCTGGTTCCAACTCGACATGCCCGAGCGCCCGGTCGGCACCCGCGCCGCCGGCCCCTGCCTGCCCGCGGACCTCCTCCCGCTCGCCGACGGCCGGGTCCGTGTGGCCGTCGTCCAGATCGAACGCGGCGGCTCCGTCACCGCCTGGAACGAGGACGCCGAGGAACTGTTCGGCTACGCCGCCAAGCAGGTCGTCGGCAAGCCGCTCACCGACCTCGCCGCCTGGCCCCACACCCCCGGCACCAGCACCGGCGTCGCCGAGGCGCTCCAACTCTCCCGCTGGGAAGGCAGCTACGGCATCCGCGGCGCCCACGGCCGCGTCATCCCCGTCTACGCCTCCCACCTCCGCGTCCGCGACACCGACGGCGAGCCCTCCACGGTCTGCCTCCTCGTGCGCGACCACGAACGGGCCGTGCTCCAGACCCCGTTGCGCCTCCCGGCGACCTCCGACACGGGCAGCGCCCCCGAGGGCCCCGGCACCGACCCCTTCGAGGTCTTCATCGGCTCCCCCGCCCCCGACGACCTCGACGGCCTGCTGCAGCGCACCGTGGAACGCGCCCGCGACATGCTCGACGGCGACGCCGCCTTCCTCCTGCTGGCCACCGACGACGAAACGGAGCTGGAGGTCCGCGCCTCCACCGGCCTGCCCTCCGCGCGTCAGCGCTTCGCCCGCGTCCCCGTCGAGGCGGGCCCCGGCCGCTACGGCTCCGCCCGGATGCCCGCCGTCCACGACGACCTCGCCGCCGTCCCGGGCGCCGTACCCCTCCTCAACAGCACCGGCATGCGCTCGGTCGTCACCGTCCCGCTGAAGGTCGAGGGCCGCCTCACCGGCTCCCTCGGCGTCGCCGCGGAGGCACCCGGGCGGTACTCCAACGAGGAGGCGCTGCGCCTGCAGTTCGCCGCCGACCGCATCGCCCTGGCCGTCGAGTCGGCCCGCCTCGGCGAGCTGGAGCGGCTGCGCCGCGGCTCCCTCAGCTTCCTCGTCGAGGCCTCCGACCTGCTGGCCGGCACCCTGGACCGCGACCAGACCCTCGCCCTGATGGCCCAGATGACGGTCCCGACCCTGGCCACCTGGTGCGCCGTCTACACGATCGCCGACCCGGCCTCCGATCCCTACCTGTCCTACGTCCTGCACGAGGACGAGGAGCTGATCGACGGCATCAAGTCCCTGCTGTCCAGGATCGCCCCACCGGACCCGGTGCCCACCCCCGGAGCACGCGTGTGGTCCGCCCCCGGCGAGGCCGCCCACCAGGCGGCCCTGCGCAGCTCCATGCGCAGCCTCGCCCTGGGCGACTCGCACCACCGGATCGGTACAACCATCGGACCGACCCTCGCCACGGCCTCCGCGGTCGGCGGCGAGACGGTCGTCCTGCCGCTGGTCGCCCGCAACCGCGTCATCGGCATGCTCACCCTCGGCAAGCCCGCCGACGAGCACTTCCGCCAGGAGATCCTGGAACTGGCCGAGGACCTCAGCCGCAGGGCCGCCCTCGCCCTGGACAACGCCCGCCTGTACTCGGAGCGCACGGCCATCAGCCAGTCCCTCCAGCGCAGCCTCCTGCCGCCGGGGCTCCCCGACGTCGAGGGCGTGGAGGTCGACGTCATCTACCGCGCGGCCGGCGAGGGCAACGAGGTCGGCGGCGACTTCTACGACCTCTTCCCCATCCGTGACGGCGCCTACGGCTTCGCCATCGGCGACGTCTGCGGTACGGGCCCGGAGGCGGCCGCGGTGACCGGCCTGGCCCGGCACGCGCTCAGGTTGCTGGCCCGCGAGGGCTTCGGCGGCCCGGCAGTACTGGAGCGCCTGAACTCCGCGATCCTCGACGAGGGCGCCCGCAGCCGCTTCCTCACGCTCCTGTACGGCGAGCTGTGGCCGCAGGAGGACGGCAGTGCCCGGCTGAAGGTGGTCTGCGCCGGCCATCCGCTGCCGCTGCGCCTGCGCCAGGACGGCACGGTGGAGCCGGCCGCCGACCCGCAGCCGCTGCTCGGCGTCATGGAGGACCTGGAACTGTACGAGCAGACGATCACGCTGGACCCGGGCGACGTGCTGCTGTGCGTCACGGACGGCGTCACCGAGCGCCGTGAGGGCTCCCGGATGCTGGGCGACGACGGTCTCGCGGACGTTCTCACCACCTGTACGGGCCTGACGGCCGGTGCGGTGGCGGCCCGCATCCTGCGCGCCGTGGAGCGCTTCGCCTCGGACGCCCCGTCCGACGACATGGCGATCCTGGCGATGCGGGTGCCGGGCCCCCCGCAGTA
- a CDS encoding HAMP domain-containing protein, whose product MESGAATRDTKPRAKGGQSPKNRRTAHNGTTEVDTASLNRLLAALVSMRDGNFRRRLTVSGDGVMSEIAAVFNEVAERNLHLTGELSRVRRMVGREGKLTERLETGACEGSWATAIDHSNALVDDLVRPVSEVGRVLTAVAEGDLSPRMELRSQAPEGAGHPLRGEFLKVGRTVNNLVDQLSTFTDEVTRVASEVGTEGKLGGQARVRGLSGSWKDLTDSVNTMASRLTAQVRDIALVTTAVAKGDLSRKVTVHVAGEMLELKNTVNTMVDQLSAFSSEVTRVAREVGTDGILGGQAHVPGVDGTWKELTDSVNLMAGNLTAQVRGIAQVTTAVANGDLSQKVTVPARGEVAQLADTINQMTETLRIFADEVTRVANEVGAEGRLGGQANVPGVAGTWKDLTDSVNTVFRNLTTQVRDIATVTTAVASGDLSQKVTVDVAGEMLELKNTVNGMVDQLSSFGAEVTRVAREIGVEGELGGQAQVAGAAGTWKDLTDSVNTAFRNLTGQVRNIAQVTTAVANGDLSQKVTVDVSGEMLQLKNTVNTMVDQLSSFADQVTRMARDVGTEGRLGGQARVDGVSGTWKELTDSVNFMAGNLTSQVRQIAQVTTAVARGDLSQKIDVDARGEILELKNTINTMVDQLSAFADQVTRVAREVGTEGRLGGQAQVPGVAGVWRDLTDSVNGMAGNLTAQVRNIAQVATAVARGDLSQKITVDARGEILELKNTLNTMVDQLSSFAQEVTRVAREVGTEGILGGQAEVQGVSGTWKDLTQSVNFMANNLTIQVRNIAEVTTAVAKGDLSKKITVDAKGEILELVTTVNTMVDQLSSFAEQVTRVAREVGTEGILGGQAHVPGVVGIWKDLNDNVNLMANNLTVQVRNISQVAAAVANGDLTRTVTIEARGEVAQLADTFNTMVKTLSSFADQVTKVAREVGTDGILGGQAYVPGVAGTWKDLTESVNQMASNLTGQVRNIAMVTTAIAKGDLTKKIDIDARGEILELKTTINTMVDQLSSFAEEVTRVAREVGTEGQLGGQARVRDVDGTWRDLTESVNEMAGNLTRQVRAIARVATAVTRGDLNLKIDVDASGEIQELQDYINKMIANLRDTTIANKEQDWLKGNLARISALMQGRRDLQDVASLIMSELTPVVSAQHGAFFVAMPLADETDPGSEGDDSYELRMLGSYGYSLGSMPTSFRPGEALIGTAAQERRTILVDNAPSGYLKISSGLGEAPPAQVIVLPVLFEGTVLGVIELASFTPFTHIQKDFLNQIAEMIATSVNTISVNTKTELLLKQSQELTEQLRLRSEELEQRQKALQASNAELEEKAELLAQQNRDIEAKNSEIEEARQVLEERAEQLAVSMRYRSEFLANMSHELRTPLNSLLILAKLLADNAEGNLSPKQVEFAETIHGAGSDLLQLINDILDLSKVEAGKMDVSPTRIALVQLIDYVEATFRPLTAEKGLDLSVRVSPELPATLHTDEQRLLQVLRNLLSNAVKFTDSGSVELVIRPARDDVPQPIREQLLEAGSLADPDAPMIAFSVTDTGIGIAASKMRVIFEAFKQADGTTSRKYGGTGLGLSISREIAQLLGGEIHAQSEPGRGSTFTLYLPLHPGELPPQGYQQPGSVLDAGHLVAAAEPEPSGQEAAQAETPAEVKSYQETQSGPAALFRRRRRALPTADHRSTRHGQPLQEQWVVASTGPAEPESVPQGHRDIRFGGEKVLIVDDDIRNVFALTSVLEQHGLSVLYAENGREGIEVLEQHDDVAVVLMDIMMPEMDGYATTTAIRRMPQFAGLPIIALTAKAMKGDREKAIESGASDYVTKPVDPDHLLTVMANWMSGE is encoded by the coding sequence GTGGAGTCTGGCGCAGCGACGCGGGACACGAAGCCGCGCGCGAAAGGCGGACAGTCCCCGAAGAACCGGCGCACGGCGCACAACGGGACCACCGAGGTGGACACGGCTTCCCTGAACCGACTGCTGGCCGCTCTGGTGTCGATGCGCGACGGCAATTTCCGCAGGCGGCTCACGGTGTCCGGGGACGGCGTGATGTCGGAGATCGCCGCCGTCTTCAACGAGGTCGCCGAACGCAATCTGCATCTGACGGGCGAGTTGTCGCGGGTGCGGCGCATGGTGGGGCGTGAGGGAAAGCTCACCGAGCGGCTGGAGACGGGCGCCTGCGAAGGCTCCTGGGCGACGGCCATCGACCATTCCAACGCGCTCGTCGACGATCTCGTCCGGCCCGTCTCGGAGGTCGGCCGGGTCCTCACCGCGGTCGCCGAGGGAGATCTGTCGCCGCGCATGGAGCTGCGCTCGCAGGCGCCGGAGGGTGCCGGGCATCCGCTGCGCGGTGAGTTCCTGAAGGTCGGGCGGACCGTCAACAACCTGGTCGACCAGTTGTCGACGTTCACCGACGAGGTCACGCGGGTGGCCAGCGAGGTGGGCACGGAGGGCAAGCTGGGCGGTCAGGCCAGGGTGCGCGGTCTGTCCGGGTCGTGGAAGGACCTGACGGACTCCGTCAACACCATGGCGTCCCGGCTGACGGCGCAGGTGCGGGACATCGCGCTGGTCACCACGGCGGTGGCCAAGGGCGATCTGTCGCGGAAGGTGACCGTCCATGTCGCCGGCGAGATGCTGGAGCTGAAGAACACCGTCAACACGATGGTGGACCAGCTCTCCGCGTTCTCCTCCGAGGTGACGCGGGTGGCCCGTGAGGTGGGCACGGACGGCATCCTCGGTGGTCAGGCGCATGTGCCGGGGGTCGACGGCACGTGGAAGGAGCTCACCGACTCGGTGAACCTGATGGCCGGCAATCTGACGGCGCAGGTGCGCGGGATCGCCCAGGTCACCACAGCCGTGGCCAACGGCGATCTGTCGCAGAAGGTGACTGTTCCGGCGCGTGGCGAGGTCGCGCAGCTCGCGGACACGATCAACCAGATGACCGAGACGCTGCGGATCTTCGCGGACGAGGTCACGCGGGTGGCCAACGAGGTCGGCGCCGAGGGCCGCCTGGGCGGTCAGGCGAACGTGCCGGGGGTGGCCGGCACCTGGAAGGACCTCACCGACTCCGTCAACACGGTGTTCCGGAACCTCACCACGCAGGTGAGGGACATCGCCACGGTGACGACGGCCGTGGCGAGCGGTGATCTGTCGCAGAAGGTCACCGTCGACGTGGCCGGCGAGATGCTGGAGCTGAAGAACACCGTCAACGGCATGGTGGACCAGCTGTCGTCCTTCGGTGCCGAGGTCACGCGGGTGGCGCGGGAGATCGGGGTCGAGGGCGAGCTGGGCGGCCAGGCGCAGGTGGCGGGCGCGGCGGGGACCTGGAAGGACCTCACCGACTCCGTCAACACCGCGTTCCGCAACCTCACCGGGCAGGTGAGGAACATCGCCCAGGTGACGACGGCCGTGGCCAACGGTGATCTGTCGCAGAAGGTCACCGTGGACGTCTCCGGCGAGATGCTCCAGCTGAAGAACACCGTGAACACGATGGTGGACCAGCTGTCGTCGTTCGCGGACCAGGTGACCCGGATGGCCCGGGACGTGGGCACGGAGGGCCGGCTGGGCGGGCAGGCCCGCGTGGACGGGGTGTCCGGCACCTGGAAGGAGCTCACCGACTCCGTCAACTTCATGGCCGGCAACCTCACCTCCCAGGTGCGGCAGATCGCCCAGGTGACGACGGCCGTGGCGCGCGGCGATCTCTCGCAGAAGATCGACGTCGACGCGCGCGGGGAGATCCTGGAGCTGAAGAACACCATCAACACGATGGTGGACCAGCTCTCCGCCTTCGCGGACCAGGTGACCCGGGTGGCCCGCGAGGTGGGCACGGAGGGCCGGCTGGGCGGGCAGGCGCAGGTGCCCGGCGTCGCCGGTGTGTGGCGGGACCTCACGGACTCCGTGAACGGCATGGCCGGCAACCTCACCGCCCAGGTGCGCAACATCGCCCAGGTCGCGACCGCGGTGGCCCGCGGTGATCTCTCGCAGAAGATCACCGTGGACGCGCGCGGGGAGATCCTGGAGCTGAAGAACACCCTGAACACGATGGTGGACCAGCTCTCCTCATTCGCCCAGGAGGTCACGCGGGTGGCCCGTGAGGTGGGCACGGAGGGCATCCTCGGCGGTCAGGCCGAGGTCCAGGGCGTCTCCGGCACCTGGAAGGACCTCACCCAGTCCGTGAACTTCATGGCGAACAACCTGACCATTCAGGTGCGCAACATCGCCGAGGTCACGACCGCGGTCGCCAAGGGCGACCTGTCGAAGAAGATCACCGTAGACGCGAAGGGCGAGATCCTCGAGCTGGTCACCACCGTCAACACGATGGTCGACCAGCTGTCGTCGTTCGCCGAGCAGGTCACGCGGGTGGCCCGTGAGGTGGGCACGGAGGGCATCCTCGGCGGCCAGGCGCATGTGCCGGGTGTCGTGGGCATCTGGAAGGACCTCAACGACAACGTCAACCTGATGGCCAACAACCTGACCGTGCAGGTGCGCAACATCTCCCAGGTCGCGGCCGCGGTCGCCAACGGCGATCTGACGCGGACGGTGACCATCGAGGCGCGCGGTGAGGTCGCGCAGCTCGCGGACACGTTCAACACCATGGTGAAGACGCTGAGTTCGTTCGCCGACCAGGTCACCAAGGTGGCCCGCGAAGTGGGCACGGACGGCATCCTCGGCGGTCAGGCGTACGTCCCCGGGGTGGCCGGCACCTGGAAGGACCTCACCGAGTCCGTGAACCAGATGGCGTCCAACCTGACCGGTCAGGTGCGCAACATCGCCATGGTCACCACCGCCATCGCCAAGGGCGATCTGACCAAGAAGATCGACATCGACGCGCGCGGGGAGATCCTGGAGCTGAAGACGACCATCAACACGATGGTCGACCAGCTGTCGTCCTTCGCCGAGGAGGTCACCAGGGTCGCCCGCGAGGTGGGCACCGAGGGCCAGCTCGGCGGCCAGGCACGCGTGCGCGACGTCGACGGCACCTGGCGGGACCTGACCGAGTCCGTGAACGAGATGGCCGGGAACCTCACCCGGCAGGTGCGCGCCATCGCGCGCGTGGCGACCGCGGTCACCCGCGGCGACCTGAACCTGAAGATCGACGTCGACGCCTCCGGCGAGATCCAGGAACTCCAGGACTACATCAACAAGATGATCGCCAACCTGCGCGACACCACGATCGCCAACAAGGAGCAGGACTGGCTCAAGGGCAATCTCGCCCGTATCTCGGCGCTGATGCAGGGCCGTCGCGACCTCCAGGACGTGGCCTCGCTGATCATGAGCGAGCTGACGCCGGTGGTCTCGGCGCAGCACGGTGCCTTCTTCGTCGCCATGCCCCTCGCCGACGAAACTGACCCCGGGAGCGAGGGCGACGACTCCTACGAGCTGCGGATGCTGGGTTCGTACGGCTACTCGCTGGGTTCCATGCCGACGTCGTTCCGGCCGGGCGAGGCGCTGATCGGGACCGCCGCGCAGGAGAGGCGCACCATCCTCGTCGACAACGCGCCCAGCGGCTATCTGAAGATCTCCTCCGGGCTCGGCGAGGCTCCGCCCGCGCAGGTGATCGTGCTGCCGGTGCTGTTCGAGGGGACGGTGCTCGGTGTCATCGAGCTGGCCTCGTTCACGCCGTTCACGCACATCCAGAAGGACTTCCTGAACCAGATCGCGGAGATGATCGCCACCAGCGTCAACACCATCTCCGTCAACACCAAGACCGAGCTGCTGCTGAAGCAGTCCCAGGAGCTGACCGAGCAACTGCGGTTGAGGTCGGAGGAGTTGGAGCAGCGGCAAAAGGCGCTTCAGGCGTCCAACGCCGAACTGGAGGAGAAGGCCGAGCTGCTGGCCCAGCAGAACCGCGACATCGAGGCGAAGAACTCCGAGATCGAGGAGGCCCGGCAGGTCCTCGAGGAGCGTGCCGAGCAGCTCGCGGTCTCCATGCGCTACCGCAGCGAGTTCCTGGCCAACATGTCGCACGAGCTGCGTACGCCGCTCAACTCCCTGCTGATTCTGGCCAAACTGCTCGCCGACAACGCCGAGGGCAATCTGTCCCCGAAGCAGGTCGAGTTCGCCGAGACGATCCACGGCGCGGGCTCCGACCTGCTCCAGCTGATCAACGACATCCTGGACCTGTCGAAGGTCGAGGCGGGCAAGATGGACGTCTCCCCGACGCGTATCGCGCTCGTCCAGCTCATCGACTACGTGGAGGCCACCTTCCGGCCGCTGACCGCGGAGAAGGGCCTCGACCTGTCCGTACGGGTGTCGCCGGAGCTGCCCGCGACCCTGCACACCGACGAGCAGCGGTTGCTCCAGGTGCTGCGCAACCTGCTGTCCAACGCGGTGAAGTTCACCGACTCCGGGTCGGTGGAGCTGGTCATCCGTCCCGCCCGGGACGACGTTCCGCAGCCGATCCGCGAGCAGTTGCTGGAGGCCGGCTCGCTGGCCGACCCGGACGCGCCCATGATCGCCTTCTCCGTCACCGACACCGGCATCGGCATCGCGGCCAGCAAGATGCGGGTGATCTTCGAGGCGTTCAAGCAGGCCGACGGCACCACCAGTCGCAAGTACGGCGGTACCGGTCTCGGGTTGTCCATCTCGCGGGAGATCGCCCAACTGCTCGGCGGCGAGATCCACGCGCAGAGCGAGCCGGGACGCGGTTCGACGTTCACCCTGTACCTGCCGCTGCACCCGGGGGAGCTGCCGCCGCAGGGCTACCAGCAGCCCGGCTCCGTGCTGGACGCCGGCCATCTGGTCGCCGCCGCCGAGCCGGAGCCGTCCGGGCAGGAGGCCGCCCAGGCCGAGACGCCGGCCGAGGTGAAGTCGTACCAGGAGACGCAGAGCGGTCCCGCCGCGCTGTTCCGGCGCCGCCGCAGGGCCCTGCCGACCGCCGACCACAGGTCGACGCGGCACGGGCAGCCGCTCCAGGAGCAGTGGGTGGTGGCGTCGACGGGCCCGGCGGAGCCGGAGTCCGTCCCGCAGGGGCACCGGGACATCCGGTTCGGCGGCGAGAAGGTGCTCATCGTCGACGACGACATCCGCAACGTCTTCGCCCTGACCAGCGTCCTGGAGCAGCACGGCCTGTCCGTGCTGTACGCCGAGAACGGCCGGGAGGGCATCGAGGTGCTGGAGCAGCACGACGACGTGGCGGTCGTCCTGATGGACATCATGATGCCGGAGATGGACGGCTATGCGACGACCACGGCGATCCGGCGGATGCCGCAGTTCGCCGGGCTGCCGATCATCGCGCTGACCGCGAAGGCCATGAAGGGCGACCGGGAGAAGGCGATCGAGTCGGGCGCCTCCGACTATGTGACCAAGCCCGTCGACCCCGATCACCTGCTGACCGTGATGGCGAACTGGATGAGCGGGGAGTGA
- a CDS encoding response regulator has product MVQKAKILLVDDRPENLLALEAILSALDQTLVRASSGEEALKALLTDDFAVILLDVQMPGMDGFETAAHIKRRERTRDIPIIFLTAINHGPHHTFRGYAAGAVDYISKPFDPWVLRAKVSVFVDLYMKNCQLKEQAALLRLQLEGGGKEAVGDGKESAGLLAELSARLAAVEEQAEALSKQLDDESADAAAVATAAHLERKLTGLRRALDALEPGTGSPSSLPSQG; this is encoded by the coding sequence ATGGTGCAGAAGGCCAAGATCCTCCTGGTCGATGACCGGCCGGAGAATCTGCTGGCGCTGGAGGCCATCCTCTCTGCGCTCGATCAGACGCTGGTGCGGGCATCGTCCGGGGAGGAAGCGCTCAAAGCACTGCTCACGGACGACTTCGCGGTCATTCTGCTGGACGTCCAGATGCCGGGCATGGACGGCTTCGAGACGGCCGCGCACATCAAGCGGCGGGAGAGGACCCGGGACATCCCGATCATCTTCCTCACCGCGATCAATCACGGCCCCCATCACACCTTCCGGGGCTATGCGGCGGGTGCGGTGGACTACATCTCCAAGCCGTTCGACCCGTGGGTGCTGCGCGCGAAGGTCTCGGTCTTCGTGGACCTGTACATGAAGAACTGCCAGCTGAAGGAGCAGGCGGCCCTGCTGCGGCTCCAGTTGGAGGGCGGCGGCAAAGAAGCGGTGGGCGACGGCAAGGAATCGGCCGGTCTGCTCGCGGAACTCTCCGCCCGTCTCGCTGCGGTCGAGGAGCAGGCGGAAGCCCTGTCCAAGCAGCTGGACGACGAGTCCGCCGACGCGGCGGCAGTTGCCACGGCAGCCCATCTGGAGCGCAAACTGACGGGCCTGCGACGCGCCCTGGACGCGCTGGAGCCGGGCACGGGCAGTCCGTCGTCGCTGCCTTCGCAGGGCTGA